Within the Candidatus Caldatribacterium sp. genome, the region ACTGAAGCGACACTTGCGGCATTCTGGAGCGCAGTACGTACAACTTTCACCGGATCGATAATTCCTGCTTCGAACATGTCCACGAATTCACCGGTGAGGGCATTGAAACCGAAGTTTGGATTGTCCGAAGCCTTAATCCGTTCCACAATGACAGAGCCTTCTTCGCCTGCGTTCTCGGCGATGAGCTTAGCCGGCTCCTCAAGGGCCTTCTTCACAATCAGAGCTCCGATCTTCTCGTCACCTTCAAGCTGGAGCTCGTCAATGGCCGGGATGCACCGGATAAGCGCAACGCCGCCACCAGGTACAATGCCTTCCTCCACTGCTGCACGAGTGGCATGGAGAGCGTCCTCAACTCGGGCTTTCTTCTCCTTCATTTCTGCCTCTGTTGCTGCACCAACTCGGATGACCGCTACACCGCCAGCGATCTTGGCAAGACGTTCCTGAAGCTTCTCCCGATCGTAATCGGAAGTGGTCTCCTCAATCTGCTTCTTAATCTGGTTCATACGGGCAACAATGTTTTCCCGCTTTCCAGCACCTTCAACGATGGTGGTGTTCTCTTTGTCGATGACGACTTTCCGTGCCTGCCCGAGATCCTCAATGGTGACGTTTTCGAGTTTAATACCCAGGTCTTCAGAGATGAACCGTCCACCGGTGACGATGGCGATGTCCTCAAGCATCGCCTTTCTCCGATCGCCAAAGCCGGGAGCCTTTACGGCAGCGCAGCTCAGAACTCCTTTGAGCTTGTTCACTACGAGCGTAGCCAGAGCCTCACCTTCGACGTCTTCAGCGATGATGAGGAGCGGTCTACCTCTCTGGACGACTTTTTCAAGGAGTGGCAGGAGATCCCGTACCGAGGAGATCTTCTTCTCGTAGATGAGGATGTACGGGTTTTCAAGAACGCATTCCATCCGTTCTGGGTCGGTGATGAAGTACGGGGAGAGGTATCCACGGTCAAACTGCAAACCTTCTACCACTTCAAGGGTGGTCTCAAGACCTTTCGCTTCTTCAACGGTGATGACGCCGTCTTTACCGACCTTTTCCATAGCGTCAGCAATGATGTCACCAATGGATGTATCATTGTTGGCAGCAATGGAAGCGACCTGAGCGACTTCCTTGCGGTCGCTTACTTCCCTGGCCATGCTCTTGAGTCTCTTCACAACTGCGTCCACAGCCTTGTCAATACCCCGCTTAAGGAGCATTGGGTTCGATCCTGCAGCAACGTTTCGAAGACCTTCGCGGAAAATAGCCTCTGCAAGGACAGTCGCGGTAGTGGTTCCGTCTCCTGCAACGTCACTCGTCTTGGAAGCCACTTCTTTAACAAGCTGTGCACCCACGTTCTCGTTCGGGTCCTTGAGCTCGATTTCTTTTGCTACGGTTACTCCGTCCTTTGTGATGGTGGGAGACCCAAATTTCTTCTCTATGACGACATTCCGCCCTTTAGGACCAAGGGTCACCTTCACTGCATCGGCAAGAGTCTTGACACCACGCAGGATTGCCTGTCGTGCTTCTTCCTGGAAGAGAATCTGCTTGGCCATAGCTACCTACCCCCTTTCTACTCCTCAATGATTCCTAAGATGTCATCCTCACGCATGATGAGGTATTCTTCTTCGTCAATCTTAACCTCAGTGCCAGCATACTTTCCAAAGAGGACTCGATCGCCCTCTTTGACCTCAAGGGGTCTGCGATTTCCGTTCTCGTCGATTTTACCAGTTCCTACCGCGATTACTCGACCCTGCTGTGGCTTTTCCTTCGCCGTGTCAGGAAGGATGATTCCC harbors:
- the groL gene encoding chaperonin GroEL (60 kDa chaperone family; promotes refolding of misfolded polypeptides especially under stressful conditions; forms two stacked rings of heptamers to form a barrel-shaped 14mer; ends can be capped by GroES; misfolded proteins enter the barrel where they are refolded when GroES binds) — protein: MAKQILFQEEARQAILRGVKTLADAVKVTLGPKGRNVVIEKKFGSPTITKDGVTVAKEIELKDPNENVGAQLVKEVASKTSDVAGDGTTTATVLAEAIFREGLRNVAAGSNPMLLKRGIDKAVDAVVKRLKSMAREVSDRKEVAQVASIAANNDTSIGDIIADAMEKVGKDGVITVEEAKGLETTLEVVEGLQFDRGYLSPYFITDPERMECVLENPYILIYEKKISSVRDLLPLLEKVVQRGRPLLIIAEDVEGEALATLVVNKLKGVLSCAAVKAPGFGDRRKAMLEDIAIVTGGRFISEDLGIKLENVTIEDLGQARKVVIDKENTTIVEGAGKRENIVARMNQIKKQIEETTSDYDREKLQERLAKIAGGVAVIRVGAATEAEMKEKKARVEDALHATRAAVEEGIVPGGGVALIRCIPAIDELQLEGDEKIGALIVKKALEEPAKLIAENAGEEGSVIVERIKASDNPNFGFNALTGEFVDMFEAGIIDPVKVVRTALQNAASVASVMLTTESVITEIPEKKESSVPPAPEY
- the groES gene encoding co-chaperone GroES, which produces MKIKPLGDRVLVKRVEEEEVRKGGIILPDTAKEKPQQGRVIAVGTGKIDENGNRRPLEVKEGDRVLFGKYAGTEVKIDEEEYLIMREDDILGIIEE